The following proteins are co-located in the Sulfurovum sp. TSL6 genome:
- a CDS encoding O-acetyl-ADP-ribose deacetylase: MDRIIIKTGDITKEKVCAIVNAANSSLMGGGGVDGAIHKAGGDEILEACKKIRQEKYPDGLPTGKSVATNAGNLPSLYVIHTVGPIYHQCGDQCAKLLASCYSESLKLADNLGCKDIAFPAISTGIYAYPKDKAATVAYEEVKHFLERKEGMKVHFVFHNDEDRELFLKAIEEV; the protein is encoded by the coding sequence ATGGACAGGATCATTATCAAAACAGGTGACATTACGAAAGAAAAAGTCTGTGCGATCGTCAATGCAGCGAACAGTTCACTGATGGGCGGGGGTGGTGTAGACGGTGCTATCCACAAAGCAGGAGGAGATGAAATCCTTGAGGCATGCAAAAAGATACGCCAAGAGAAATACCCTGATGGTTTGCCTACGGGAAAATCTGTAGCCACAAATGCGGGTAACCTGCCTTCATTGTATGTCATCCACACGGTAGGACCGATCTATCACCAATGTGGGGATCAATGTGCCAAATTGCTTGCTTCATGTTACAGCGAGTCCCTTAAGTTGGCAGATAATCTGGGGTGCAAGGATATTGCCTTCCCCGCTATTTCTACAGGAATATACGCCTATCCTAAAGATAAAGCGGCTACTGTAGCCTATGAAGAGGTGAAGCATTTTTTAGAGAGAAAAGAGGGTATGAAAGTACATTTTGTTTTTCATAATGATGAAGATAGAGAACTATTTCTAAAAGCGATAGAAGAAGTCTGA
- a CDS encoding DUF2905 domain-containing protein, with protein sequence MTDIGKSLIIIGFVVIIIGTVLLFSDKLPFNLGKLPGDISFKKENFSFYFPITTSILISVILSLLFYLFGRFFR encoded by the coding sequence ATGACAGATATTGGGAAAAGTCTTATCATTATAGGTTTTGTGGTCATCATCATAGGTACTGTGTTACTCTTTAGTGACAAACTTCCATTCAATCTTGGAAAACTCCCCGGTGATATCTCCTTCAAAAAAGAAAACTTCTCTTTTTATTTCCCGATCACAACGTCTATCTTGATCAGTGTTATTTTATCACTTCTGTTTTATCTCTTTGGTAGGTTCTTTAGATAA
- a CDS encoding DUF2238 domain-containing protein: protein MPKSHKLIYTIYLVIWVIMAINPKYPADWLIENVLIFICVPFIIWMDTKHQFTLLSMIFLLIFSSLHSLGSHYTYSEMVHFNTITQFFGFERNHFDRLVHFLFGLLLFRVLFEMIAPSTTTVKTALLFTFTMILSISTLYELLEWLAVVILHPELGMAFLGTQGDIWDAHKDSALAMTGALINILFYQSYKHLWLLKRG from the coding sequence ATGCCAAAATCACACAAGTTAATCTATACAATATATCTGGTTATTTGGGTCATTATGGCGATCAATCCCAAATATCCCGCTGATTGGCTTATTGAAAATGTATTGATATTCATTTGTGTTCCTTTTATTATCTGGATGGATACCAAGCATCAATTTACACTTTTAAGCATGATTTTTCTTCTCATATTTTCCAGCCTGCACTCTTTAGGATCGCACTATACCTATTCAGAGATGGTGCACTTTAACACCATCACACAGTTTTTTGGCTTTGAGAGAAATCATTTTGACCGCTTGGTACATTTTCTGTTTGGATTACTTCTCTTTAGGGTACTGTTTGAGATGATTGCTCCTAGTACAACTACGGTTAAAACTGCTTTACTCTTTACCTTTACGATGATTCTTTCTATCTCCACACTCTATGAACTGCTTGAATGGCTTGCAGTGGTTATATTGCACCCTGAACTCGGGATGGCTTTTTTAGGCACACAGGGAGATATATGGGATGCGCACAAAGACTCTGCTCTTGCCATGACAGGTGCTTTGATCAATATACTTTTTTATCAAAGCTATAAGCATTTATGGCTATTAAAAAGAGGATAA
- a CDS encoding SdiA-regulated domain-containing protein, producing the protein MKYYVWLPFVLWVSACADPKGKVIAKIPEASGVSYCTSDDTLVVANDEGAYYKIHRKGKILQKIKLGKYDLEGIVCEESQMIFALENKGLLMVDTLTGEKKEIPLDTIYHGKKLPLFNKKSGIEGIAKVGNRVYLAKQSKKKKKSFIAVVRLMPYPSRIIDVIEHHVADTAGLTFYDGYLYMVSDKEDLLIKYDLQKKKIVQKVKLEKGAWEGIAFDAKDNVYLADDDGRIVKYKKKRLGL; encoded by the coding sequence ATGAAATATTATGTATGGCTTCCTTTTGTATTATGGGTTAGTGCCTGTGCTGATCCCAAAGGAAAGGTGATCGCAAAGATCCCAGAAGCTTCAGGGGTAAGTTATTGTACCAGTGATGATACACTTGTTGTCGCCAATGATGAAGGGGCTTACTATAAGATCCACCGAAAAGGAAAGATACTTCAAAAAATAAAGCTGGGGAAGTATGATCTTGAAGGTATTGTATGTGAAGAGTCACAGATGATTTTTGCTCTTGAAAATAAAGGGTTGTTAATGGTTGACACTCTGACAGGTGAAAAGAAGGAAATTCCTTTGGATACCATCTATCATGGGAAAAAGTTACCGCTGTTTAACAAAAAATCGGGAATAGAAGGCATTGCAAAAGTAGGCAATAGAGTCTATCTAGCCAAACAATCCAAGAAGAAAAAGAAATCTTTCATTGCTGTAGTCAGATTGATGCCTTATCCTTCAAGGATCATTGATGTGATTGAACATCATGTTGCTGACACTGCAGGACTTACTTTTTATGATGGATATCTTTATATGGTGAGTGATAAAGAAGATCTTTTGATCAAGTATGATCTTCAAAAGAAGAAAATTGTACAAAAAGTTAAATTGGAGAAGGGTGCCTGGGAAGGTATAGCCTTTGATGCGAAAGATAATGTGTATCTTGCAGATGATGACGGACGCATTGTAAAATACAAGAAAAAGAGATTAGGCTTATAA
- a CDS encoding 6-phosphofructokinase — translation MKNIAILCSGGDVSGMNAALKRFVEYSIGKGLTPYFVNNGFEGLIDNNIYKAGYRDVAGIISRGGTKIRSSRSKRFMEQSYRKQALDNLKAHNIGYLVVLGGDGSFKGMQALSDESEGLSFAGIPATIDNDIAGTEYCLGVDTALNVIKYAIDSIRDTASSFSRAFVIEAMGRECGYLALVSALTSGAEMCLIPEIPYELNDYKSCFKKQIQEGREYFIAVVSEAMKNSEDVAQWFEEEIGIESRITVLGHMQRGGNPTVYDRLMAFDFVTQAIDGLLEGNKSSVICYNKSGFNHKDIEDVAFKKYEINAELLKLGMEFGCHI, via the coding sequence ATGAAAAATATAGCGATACTCTGTTCAGGTGGTGATGTTTCAGGAATGAATGCTGCACTCAAGCGTTTTGTTGAATACAGCATTGGGAAAGGACTTACACCGTATTTTGTAAATAATGGTTTTGAAGGTTTGATAGACAACAACATCTATAAGGCAGGTTACCGTGATGTTGCAGGTATCATTTCACGTGGTGGGACAAAGATACGCTCTTCTCGTTCAAAACGTTTTATGGAGCAGTCTTATCGTAAACAGGCACTTGATAACCTCAAGGCACATAATATAGGTTATTTGGTCGTTTTGGGTGGTGATGGTTCCTTTAAAGGGATGCAGGCACTGAGTGACGAGAGTGAAGGGTTAAGCTTTGCCGGTATTCCTGCTACGATCGACAATGATATTGCTGGAACAGAGTACTGTCTTGGTGTAGATACAGCACTTAATGTCATTAAGTATGCCATAGACTCTATCAGAGATACTGCATCATCCTTTAGCCGTGCATTTGTCATAGAAGCGATGGGAAGAGAGTGTGGCTATCTGGCACTTGTCTCAGCACTGACCTCTGGGGCAGAGATGTGCTTAATACCGGAAATACCCTATGAACTAAACGATTATAAATCATGTTTTAAAAAACAGATACAAGAGGGCAGAGAGTATTTTATCGCAGTGGTCTCTGAAGCTATGAAAAATTCAGAAGATGTTGCACAGTGGTTTGAAGAAGAGATAGGTATAGAATCCCGTATTACAGTACTGGGTCACATGCAACGTGGGGGAAATCCTACAGTGTATGACCGTCTTATGGCTTTTGATTTTGTGACCCAGGCTATAGATGGTTTGCTTGAAGGCAATAAAAGCTCCGTGATCTGTTACAATAAAAGTGGATTTAATCATAAAGATATTGAAGATGTTGCTTTTAAAAAATACGAAATAAACGCTGAATTATTGAAGCTTGGAATGGAGTTCGGGTGCCATATATGA
- a CDS encoding LOG family protein encodes MKKKSNNYSDTLKQIKTIVNDPSYEIAEEDKNFIYSDEARGVRLQLDYLKAEVKMQKQGVDHTIVVFGSARIVEFDIAIKELKKIEKELEASPHSEALLIALKKAESIVRKSHYYDEARKFGQLVGKSGKSPEDMHVTLMTGGGPGIMEAANRGASDVGSKSIGLNIDLSHEQFPNPYITPELCFQFRYFAVRKLHFMQRAKALVIFPGGFGTLDELFEVLTLIQTKKSHPIPVILLGKEYWNRMIDFDFLQEEDAIASHDLDILSYVDNAEEAWDAIIQWHKKNKTPLF; translated from the coding sequence ATGAAAAAAAAGTCCAATAATTATTCTGACACGTTAAAACAGATCAAAACCATCGTCAATGATCCATCTTATGAAATTGCAGAGGAAGATAAAAATTTTATCTATTCTGATGAGGCCAGAGGAGTAAGACTTCAGCTTGATTATCTCAAAGCAGAGGTAAAAATGCAAAAACAGGGTGTGGACCATACAATTGTGGTTTTTGGTAGTGCCCGTATTGTTGAATTTGATATTGCTATAAAAGAATTGAAAAAGATCGAAAAGGAGTTGGAGGCTTCTCCTCATTCAGAAGCACTTCTTATTGCACTTAAAAAAGCGGAAAGTATAGTAAGAAAGAGTCATTACTATGACGAAGCACGTAAATTTGGTCAACTGGTAGGGAAAAGCGGTAAAAGCCCTGAAGATATGCATGTCACCTTAATGACAGGAGGTGGTCCTGGTATTATGGAAGCAGCAAACCGCGGTGCTTCTGATGTGGGTTCCAAATCTATCGGTCTCAATATAGACCTCTCACATGAACAATTCCCTAACCCATACATTACACCTGAACTCTGTTTCCAGTTTCGATATTTTGCCGTACGTAAACTCCATTTTATGCAACGCGCCAAGGCGCTGGTCATCTTTCCAGGAGGTTTTGGTACCCTTGATGAACTCTTTGAAGTATTAACACTGATACAAACAAAAAAAAGTCACCCTATACCCGTCATTCTGCTTGGAAAAGAGTACTGGAACCGTATGATTGATTTTGATTTTTTACAAGAAGAGGATGCCATAGCGTCTCATGATCTAGATATATTATCGTATGTAGATAATGCAGAGGAAGCATGGGATGCCATTATACAATGGCACAAAAAGAACAAAACTCCACTCTTTTAA
- a CDS encoding valine--tRNA ligase, translating into MSESTEKKATYNPKEVEDNYYKLCEERGYFEIDGNKRIQEEGKNFSIMMPPPNVTGSLHIGHALTFTLQDIITRYKRMDGFKTLWQPGTDHAGIATQNIVEKQLLAEGTTKEEIGREKFLERAWLQKETSGGNIVHQMRKLGVTPAWKRERFTMDEGLKEAVKEAFVSLYNEGHITQNNYMVNWCTHDGALSDIEVEHEEVNGKFYTMIYKFADGSGELEVATTRPETYFGDTAIMVHPDDDRYTDIVGKEVLLPLTDRKIKVITDEYVDMEFGTGVVKVTPAHDQNDYAVGKRHNLEFIKVFDEKGILNDYCGDFAGLERLEARPVIVKALEDAGHIVKIEEHIHQVGHCYRCKNIVEPFISQQWFLSEKIAENSIKETKKHNNFHPAHWINSYTAWMDELRPWCISRQLWWGHRIPVFTCDDCGHQWADREDEPETCPKCASKKITQDPDVLDTWFSSALWAMSPLGWGNNGKLTELYNETDMEDFYPNSLLITGFDIMFFWVARMMMMGEHFTGKLPFEDIYMHALVRDEHGAKMSKSKGNVIDPLDMVEEHSADIIRFTLAYLAVQGRDIKLGAKNLEQFRNFTNKLYNATNYLQLNVDTFPELKDIEVKTLLGRYMQSRLSLAVEKIRTSIESYKFDESAKTLYNFVWNEFCDWGIEYSKADRESIVELGAIFKETLKMVSPFMPFISDHLYHKLSGTTLEGGDSLMVMNFPKEITRDVEAENMFAIIEESITALRRAKVVIDMGNSKIEKAYIKLDVNIDTEMARPFIQKLAKVENIEFVDAKVADSITDVSDNLEVYLPTGEIDMTPIINKLTKQKEKLEKEIQKLSGMLNNEKFVANAPAEVLATNKQALEDAQSKIEKVSAELAGFGV; encoded by the coding sequence ATGAGCGAATCAACTGAAAAAAAAGCAACATATAACCCAAAAGAAGTAGAAGATAATTACTATAAACTCTGTGAAGAGCGTGGGTACTTTGAAATAGATGGAAATAAGCGTATCCAGGAGGAAGGGAAAAACTTTTCTATTATGATGCCTCCTCCAAATGTTACAGGGTCTCTGCATATCGGTCATGCACTTACATTTACACTCCAAGATATCATTACACGTTATAAGCGTATGGATGGGTTTAAAACACTTTGGCAACCTGGTACTGACCATGCAGGTATTGCTACTCAGAACATTGTAGAAAAGCAGCTTTTAGCCGAAGGTACGACAAAAGAAGAGATAGGAAGAGAGAAATTCTTAGAGCGTGCATGGTTGCAAAAAGAGACAAGTGGCGGCAACATCGTACACCAGATGAGAAAGCTGGGAGTCACACCTGCATGGAAACGTGAGCGTTTTACCATGGATGAGGGGCTTAAAGAAGCCGTCAAAGAAGCATTTGTCTCACTTTACAATGAAGGTCACATCACTCAAAATAATTATATGGTCAACTGGTGTACCCATGATGGTGCATTGTCTGACATTGAAGTAGAACACGAAGAGGTCAATGGCAAATTCTACACGATGATCTATAAATTTGCTGATGGTTCAGGAGAGCTTGAAGTAGCGACTACTAGACCTGAGACATACTTCGGTGATACCGCGATCATGGTACACCCTGATGATGATCGTTATACAGACATCGTTGGTAAAGAGGTTCTTTTACCACTGACGGATAGAAAGATCAAGGTTATTACGGATGAATATGTAGATATGGAGTTTGGAACAGGTGTGGTTAAAGTGACACCTGCACATGACCAAAATGACTATGCGGTAGGGAAAAGACATAACTTAGAGTTCATCAAGGTCTTTGATGAAAAAGGGATATTAAATGACTACTGTGGTGATTTTGCTGGTTTAGAGCGTCTAGAAGCGCGTCCAGTGATCGTAAAAGCACTTGAAGATGCCGGACATATCGTGAAAATAGAAGAGCATATTCATCAAGTAGGACACTGTTACAGATGTAAGAATATCGTTGAACCTTTTATCTCTCAACAGTGGTTCTTGAGTGAAAAAATAGCTGAAAATTCTATCAAAGAGACTAAAAAACACAACAACTTCCACCCTGCCCACTGGATAAACTCTTATACAGCATGGATGGATGAACTTCGTCCTTGGTGTATCTCTCGTCAACTATGGTGGGGACACCGTATACCGGTATTTACCTGTGATGACTGTGGCCATCAATGGGCAGACAGGGAAGATGAACCTGAAACATGTCCAAAATGTGCATCAAAGAAAATAACACAAGACCCTGACGTACTCGATACATGGTTCTCTTCAGCCTTATGGGCAATGTCACCTTTAGGTTGGGGAAATAACGGTAAGCTTACAGAACTCTATAATGAAACTGACATGGAAGATTTTTACCCTAATTCACTGCTCATTACAGGTTTTGACATCATGTTCTTCTGGGTAGCAAGAATGATGATGATGGGTGAACATTTTACAGGGAAACTACCATTTGAAGACATCTATATGCATGCGCTTGTAAGAGATGAACACGGTGCGAAGATGTCAAAGTCAAAAGGCAATGTGATCGATCCACTTGATATGGTGGAAGAACATTCAGCAGATATTATCAGATTTACTTTGGCATACCTGGCTGTACAGGGTCGTGACATAAAACTGGGTGCTAAAAATCTAGAGCAGTTTAGAAACTTTACGAACAAACTTTACAATGCAACAAACTACTTGCAACTCAATGTAGATACTTTTCCAGAACTCAAAGATATAGAAGTTAAAACACTGCTTGGGCGCTATATGCAAAGCCGTTTGAGTCTTGCGGTAGAGAAGATTCGTACCTCAATTGAGTCTTATAAATTTGATGAGTCTGCAAAAACACTCTACAACTTTGTATGGAATGAGTTTTGTGATTGGGGTATCGAATACTCTAAAGCCGACAGAGAAAGCATCGTAGAGCTTGGTGCGATCTTCAAAGAGACACTTAAAATGGTTTCTCCGTTCATGCCGTTTATCTCTGATCATCTTTACCACAAACTCTCAGGTACTACACTAGAAGGTGGTGATTCATTAATGGTCATGAACTTCCCTAAAGAGATAACAAGAGACGTAGAAGCTGAAAACATGTTTGCGATCATCGAAGAGTCTATCACTGCTCTGAGACGTGCTAAAGTAGTCATCGATATGGGTAATAGCAAGATAGAAAAAGCCTACATCAAACTAGATGTAAATATCGATACAGAGATGGCTCGTCCATTCATACAGAAATTGGCTAAAGTGGAAAATATTGAGTTTGTGGATGCAAAAGTAGCAGACTCCATTACGGATGTTTCTGATAATTTAGAAGTGTATCTGCCAACGGGTGAGATAGATATGACACCTATCATCAACAAACTGACTAAACAAAAAGAGAAGCTAGAAAAAGAGATACAAAAATTAAGTGGTATGCTCAATAATGAAAAGTTTGTTGCCAATGCACCAGCAGAAGTACTTGCCACAAATAAGCAAGCACTTGAAGATGCGCAAAGCAAGATAGAAAAAGTGAGTGCAGAACTTGCAGGGTTTGGTGTATAA
- a CDS encoding tetratricopeptide repeat protein, which yields MTPLAQEAYNALLAKEYDKALELYTALEKQNDPVSYYYLGFLYFRGYGVNQDTKKAFDYYLESATREVPLAQFEVALMLENGEGCEKNESEAAFWYEEAAKRGNIDAFNNLGAMYKEGRGVHQDYKKAFILFSKAAQAGNAKAQFNLGALYDMGLGCEEDKEKAIEWCRKAAYQGHEMAKGIIKRMQQDGQIVF from the coding sequence ATGACTCCTCTAGCACAAGAAGCGTACAACGCATTACTCGCAAAAGAATACGATAAGGCCCTTGAGCTCTATACTGCTCTAGAAAAACAAAATGACCCTGTATCTTATTACTATCTAGGTTTTCTATATTTTAGAGGCTATGGTGTCAACCAAGATACTAAAAAAGCCTTTGACTACTATCTAGAATCTGCAACCAGAGAAGTACCTTTGGCACAGTTTGAAGTGGCATTGATGCTAGAAAACGGTGAAGGGTGTGAGAAAAATGAATCAGAAGCAGCCTTCTGGTACGAAGAAGCAGCCAAAAGAGGCAACATAGATGCCTTTAATAACCTTGGTGCCATGTACAAAGAGGGTCGTGGTGTACACCAGGATTACAAAAAGGCATTCATACTCTTCTCTAAAGCAGCTCAGGCAGGCAATGCCAAAGCACAGTTTAACCTGGGCGCATTATATGACATGGGGTTAGGTTGCGAAGAGGATAAAGAGAAAGCCATAGAGTGGTGTAGAAAAGCTGCCTATCAAGGCCATGAGATGGCAAAAGGTATTATCAAACGTATGCAGCAAGACGGGCAGATCGTTTTTTAA
- a CDS encoding DUF4382 domain-containing protein has product MIAIVLAFTLITLITGCGGGSSTPTGTLSLSITDAQPQLDKENDVNVTEVNIAVIGIEYNYEGNWITAEDFEPQTFNLFELHDGKSLHLGNMILPAGHYQEIRFKLAAPTKESEVKSNPDCNITWSDGSSAPLFVPSGGQSGYKGKGAFDITADAKIEVTADFDIYKSIVPTGSGKYNLKPVIRLVVTELSGMIRGTVLDFSDHNNLRVFAYKEGDWNDELDPFPNAVSSDDVNISDGNFTLAYLGEGNYTLITADYLAGGIYNEFFYEKHNVEVLKGQTTLVDINTSN; this is encoded by the coding sequence ATGATAGCTATTGTGTTAGCTTTTACACTAATCACACTCATCACAGGCTGTGGAGGCGGTTCTTCTACTCCAACGGGTACTTTATCACTCAGTATCACTGATGCGCAACCTCAGTTGGATAAAGAAAACGATGTAAATGTAACAGAAGTGAATATTGCTGTTATTGGTATTGAATACAATTATGAGGGAAATTGGATCACTGCTGAAGATTTCGAGCCTCAGACATTCAACCTATTTGAACTTCATGATGGTAAATCACTTCATTTGGGAAATATGATTCTGCCGGCAGGTCACTATCAGGAGATTCGCTTTAAATTGGCTGCCCCTACAAAAGAGTCAGAAGTTAAAAGTAATCCAGATTGTAATATAACATGGTCTGATGGATCATCTGCGCCATTATTTGTTCCTAGTGGAGGACAAAGCGGTTATAAAGGTAAAGGTGCATTTGATATCACGGCTGATGCAAAAATCGAAGTGACTGCAGATTTCGATATATATAAATCAATTGTTCCGACAGGAAGTGGAAAATATAATTTAAAACCAGTGATTAGATTGGTGGTCACTGAACTTTCAGGTATGATTAGGGGAACAGTTCTTGATTTTTCAGACCATAATAATTTGAGGGTTTTTGCTTACAAAGAAGGTGATTGGAATGATGAATTAGATCCTTTCCCGAATGCTGTAAGCTCAGACGATGTCAATATTAGTGATGGTAACTTTACGTTGGCATACCTTGGTGAAGGAAACTATACTCTTATTACGGCAGACTACCTAGCAGGTGGTATATATAATGAATTTTTCTATGAAAAACATAATGTTGAAGTCTTGAAAGGACAAACAACATTGGTTGATATCAATACTTCAAACTAA
- a CDS encoding EAL domain-containing protein, whose protein sequence is MNLKRLFSNIKELQTVDDSVVNSLYTLSTRALLVVVLLAILIIVALYPILDGSILVWSLILMILTGYRLYSAYSFKQNPKKYSMALWYKKFVVDAILTALVFSTLGFIFIHQVDHYYQLYIVAVLLGLSLGSTVSLSADARLNIMYSTILLLPLIFSMALLHDTPLHIILTISLILYFLAQVTNIYNMYQQKNAFNMLQSEHMLLNSLFKNAPLGIFTYNKDLKVLECNEQLKTLFEHEKEKITGMDLRMLPDRRILKVLKNAISEGTQSYEGPYVSLNNKPFWIDAKVFSFSDSDNNVLGGVGMIEDKTKEHTALTELEYLVQHDVLTGLFNRRGFRNYMEKLVTSVKHKTYFSILFYLDLNQFKSINDSLGHQVGDDVLLAVSKRLTDNLGKDCMVSRLGGDEFIIIIPHVSEDKNMAHKEAEEFSREIQDLFLEPFIIKEMHLHIKSSIGIVIMKPAYTNIVEIIRHADLSMYQAKNDNGHVAYYDSSLDKQQKELFMLQHDLVYAVKNNQLGLFYQPVVSIDEDVVCSAEALVRWDHPTRGALSPQDFIPLAIKAGLISQITWWVLDNVCQHIAQWKKENSWNLEYVSINVNAQQFVENNFAREFLNKLRKYGLETHDIMIEITERSLIDNFDNTEDVINELRRQGVRCAIDDFGTGYSSLSYLKKLSFHTLKIDKEFIKNIEFNPSEVHLVSSILDIGRQFNYNIIIEGIENEQQLELLRGLDPKLRYQGYHFSKAVDVEEFEKQFLQNVTEVPIL, encoded by the coding sequence ATGAATTTAAAAAGATTATTCTCGAACATAAAAGAGCTTCAAACGGTTGATGACTCTGTAGTCAATTCATTGTATACACTTTCGACGAGAGCACTGTTAGTTGTTGTTCTATTAGCTATTTTAATCATTGTAGCTTTATACCCAATACTTGATGGCAGTATTCTAGTGTGGTCACTGATCTTGATGATCTTAACAGGATATAGACTTTATTCTGCTTATAGTTTTAAACAAAATCCTAAAAAATACTCCATGGCATTATGGTATAAAAAATTTGTCGTTGATGCAATATTGACTGCACTTGTTTTTTCAACATTAGGTTTTATTTTTATACATCAGGTAGATCACTATTATCAACTTTATATTGTTGCGGTACTTTTAGGATTGTCTTTAGGTTCTACAGTTTCTTTATCGGCAGATGCACGACTCAATATCATGTATTCAACTATTCTTTTATTGCCTCTTATTTTTTCTATGGCATTGCTTCATGATACGCCTTTGCATATCATACTTACCATTTCACTGATCTTGTATTTTCTTGCACAAGTGACCAACATCTATAATATGTATCAACAAAAAAATGCTTTTAATATGTTGCAATCGGAACATATGCTTTTAAATAGTTTATTTAAAAATGCACCTCTTGGTATCTTTACCTATAATAAAGATTTAAAGGTACTAGAGTGTAATGAACAATTAAAGACATTATTTGAGCATGAAAAAGAGAAGATCACAGGAATGGATCTTCGTATGCTTCCAGACAGACGTATATTAAAAGTATTAAAAAATGCAATTAGTGAGGGTACACAATCTTATGAAGGTCCATATGTATCCCTCAATAATAAGCCATTTTGGATAGATGCAAAAGTTTTTTCTTTTAGTGATTCAGATAATAATGTTTTGGGTGGCGTAGGTATGATAGAGGATAAAACGAAAGAACATACCGCCTTAACAGAGCTTGAATATTTGGTGCAACATGATGTACTTACCGGTTTGTTCAATCGTAGAGGTTTTAGGAACTATATGGAGAAACTTGTAACGAGTGTAAAACATAAAACATATTTTTCAATACTTTTTTATCTTGATCTTAATCAGTTTAAAAGCATTAATGACTCTTTGGGGCATCAAGTGGGAGATGATGTACTTCTTGCTGTATCTAAACGTTTGACCGATAACTTAGGAAAAGATTGTATGGTCAGCAGATTGGGTGGAGATGAATTTATCATTATTATTCCACATGTATCAGAAGATAAAAACATGGCTCATAAAGAAGCTGAAGAGTTTTCTAGAGAGATACAGGATCTTTTCTTAGAACCCTTTATCATCAAAGAGATGCATTTACATATTAAATCAAGTATAGGTATCGTTATTATGAAACCTGCTTATACGAATATCGTAGAGATCATAAGACATGCAGATCTTTCAATGTATCAAGCAAAGAATGATAATGGACATGTTGCATATTATGATTCTTCTTTAGACAAACAACAAAAAGAGCTATTTATGCTTCAGCATGACCTGGTATATGCAGTCAAAAATAATCAGTTGGGTCTTTTTTATCAACCCGTAGTTTCCATAGATGAAGATGTAGTGTGCTCTGCTGAGGCACTTGTACGTTGGGATCATCCGACAAGAGGAGCCCTGTCACCGCAGGATTTTATACCATTGGCTATTAAAGCAGGTTTGATCTCACAGATTACATGGTGGGTTCTTGATAATGTATGCCAGCATATAGCTCAATGGAAAAAAGAGAATAGCTGGAACCTGGAGTATGTTTCGATCAATGTGAATGCACAGCAATTTGTAGAAAATAATTTTGCTAGGGAATTCCTTAACAAGTTAAGAAAATATGGACTAGAGACTCATGACATCATGATAGAGATCACAGAACGATCACTGATTGATAATTTTGATAATACAGAGGATGTCATTAATGAGTTACGTAGGCAAGGAGTAAGATGTGCCATTGATGATTTTGGTACAGGCTACTCTTCTTTATCTTATCTAAAGAAGCTTTCTTTCCATACATTGAAAATAGATAAGGAATTTATAAAAAATATAGAATTCAACCCTAGTGAAGTACATCTTGTTTCAAGTATATTGGACATAGGAAGACAATTCAACTATAACATCATTATAGAAGGTATTGAAAACGAACAGCAACTAGAGCTGCTTAGAGGGCTAGATCCAAAACTTAGGTATCAAGGATATCATTTTTCCAAAGCTGTAGATGTAGAAGAGTTTGAGAAACAGTTTTTACAAAATGTTACTGAAGTTCCAATATTATAA